A genome region from Arachidicoccus soli includes the following:
- a CDS encoding pseudouridine synthase yields the protein MGKEAFDKFINPKSNAKIKEEYRQEKRKAKAEMRKAGDELRRIKAEKLRGEKPNEIPFGGKNKFGKPYNRPEGYYDKRNKISPKYNSETSPKQIVEEKASTSKTKNYGTKNERFVEDIKASSEAMPLNKFIAHAGICGRREAADLVKEGVVQVNGDVVFEPAFKVSEKDTIKLKGKKIELQKKLVYILMNKPKDHLTTTKDEKGRKTVIDILKGVDTDRIYPVGRLDRNTTGVLLLTNDGELAQKLTHPSFQIKKIYEASLDKPLAKKDAEAIATGLVLEDGEIKADAVGYVDAKDKSIVGIEIHSGKNRIVRRIFEHLGYEVKKLDRVMFANLTKKNVDRGKWRYLADKEIRLLKHMNASQTKNAQNITLTKEGKGRNDIKSSGNVDYKKKETKPIKDFKDRKETKRPVAKKAITKRALKKEKE from the coding sequence ATGGGTAAAGAAGCTTTTGATAAATTTATTAATCCTAAATCGAATGCTAAGATTAAGGAGGAATACCGTCAGGAAAAAAGAAAAGCGAAAGCAGAGATGCGTAAAGCCGGTGATGAATTGCGCCGGATAAAAGCAGAAAAGCTGCGGGGAGAGAAACCTAATGAAATTCCTTTCGGCGGCAAAAATAAATTTGGAAAACCTTATAACCGACCCGAAGGATATTATGATAAACGAAATAAGATTTCGCCAAAATATAATAGTGAAACTTCGCCTAAACAAATAGTTGAGGAGAAGGCCTCTACATCTAAAACAAAAAATTACGGCACAAAAAATGAACGTTTCGTGGAAGATATAAAAGCATCTTCAGAGGCAATGCCATTGAATAAGTTCATTGCACATGCAGGCATTTGCGGCAGGAGAGAAGCGGCTGATTTGGTAAAAGAAGGAGTTGTACAGGTGAATGGCGACGTGGTTTTTGAACCTGCTTTTAAAGTTTCGGAGAAAGACACGATTAAGCTTAAAGGGAAAAAAATAGAGTTGCAAAAGAAGTTGGTTTATATCTTGATGAATAAACCTAAAGATCATCTTACAACGACTAAAGATGAAAAAGGTCGCAAAACGGTCATCGATATTTTAAAAGGAGTAGATACTGACAGGATCTATCCGGTAGGTCGTTTAGACAGAAATACTACAGGTGTTTTGCTATTGACAAACGATGGGGAATTAGCACAGAAATTGACACATCCTTCTTTTCAAATAAAAAAAATATACGAAGCCTCTTTAGATAAACCCTTAGCAAAAAAAGATGCCGAGGCTATTGCGACAGGACTAGTTTTGGAAGATGGTGAGATAAAAGCAGATGCTGTTGGATATGTAGATGCTAAAGATAAAAGCATTGTCGGTATTGAAATACACAGCGGTAAGAATCGAATTGTGCGCCGTATTTTCGAACATTTGGGTTATGAAGTAAAAAAATTAGATCGCGTAATGTTTGCTAATCTAACCAAAAAAAATGTTGACCGTGGTAAATGGCGTTATTTGGCAGACAAAGAAATCAGGCTGTTGAAACATATGAATGCTTCACAAACAAAAAATGCCCAAAATATAACTTTAACAAAAGAAGGAAAAGGCAGAAATGATATAAAGAGTAGCGGGAATGTAGATTATAAAAAGAAAGAGACAAAACCAATAAAGGATTTTAAAGACAGGAAGGAAACAAAAAGACCTGTTGCTAAAAAAGCAATAACAAA